In Citrobacter sp. RHB25-C09, the following proteins share a genomic window:
- the dld gene encoding D-lactate dehydrogenase: MSSVRTDDNNRLINELSRLVGHSHLLTDPAKTARYRKGFRSGQGDALAVVFPGSLLELWRVLNACVNADKIILMQAANTGLTEGSTPNGNDYDRDIVIISTLRLDKLHVLGNGEQVLAYPGTTLYALEKALKPLGREPHSVIGSSCIGASVIGGICNNSGGSLVQRGPAYTEMSLFARIDENGKLTLVNHLGIDLGQTPEQILSQLDDERIKEENVRYDGRHAHDHDYVTRVRDIDADTPARYNADPDRLFESSGCAGKLAVFAVRLDTFVAEKNQQVFYIGTNQPDVLTEIRRHILANFENLPVAGEYMHRDIYDIAEQYGKDTFLMIDKLGTDKMPFFFTLKGRTDAMLEKVKFFRPHFTDRAMQKFGHLFPSHLPPRMKSWRDKYEHHLLLKMAGDGVAEAQNWLTEFFKTVEGDFFACTPEEGSKAFLHRFAAAGAAIRYQAVHADEVEDILALDIALRRNDTEWFEHLPPEIDSQLVHKLYYGHFMCYVFHQDYIVKKGVDAHALKAQMLELLRQRGAQYPAEHNVGHLYEAPEALARFYRENDPTNSMNPGIGKTSKQKFWKAPAAEKSQEVGNG, encoded by the coding sequence ATGTCTTCTGTTCGAACTGATGATAACAATAGATTAATTAACGAACTGTCGCGCCTGGTTGGTCACTCTCACCTGCTGACCGATCCGGCGAAAACCGCCCGCTATCGCAAGGGCTTTCGTTCCGGTCAGGGCGACGCGCTGGCGGTGGTGTTTCCCGGTTCGCTGCTGGAACTCTGGCGCGTGCTGAATGCCTGTGTCAACGCCGATAAAATCATTCTGATGCAGGCCGCTAACACCGGACTCACTGAAGGCTCAACGCCAAACGGCAATGACTACGATCGTGATATCGTCATTATCAGCACCCTGCGTCTCGATAAATTGCACGTGCTGGGCAATGGCGAACAGGTGCTGGCCTACCCCGGCACCACGCTGTACGCACTGGAAAAAGCACTGAAACCGCTGGGGCGTGAACCGCACTCGGTGATTGGCTCTTCCTGCATTGGCGCATCAGTCATTGGTGGGATCTGCAACAACTCCGGCGGTTCGCTAGTGCAGCGCGGTCCGGCTTACACTGAAATGTCGCTGTTCGCCCGCATCGATGAAAACGGCAAACTGACGCTGGTTAACCATCTGGGCATCGATCTGGGGCAGACGCCGGAGCAGATCCTGAGCCAGCTTGATGACGAACGCATTAAAGAAGAAAACGTGCGTTACGACGGACGCCACGCACACGATCATGACTATGTGACTCGCGTGCGCGACATCGATGCCGACACCCCTGCTCGCTATAACGCCGACCCGGATCGCCTGTTTGAATCCTCCGGCTGTGCCGGGAAACTTGCAGTATTTGCCGTGCGTCTGGATACCTTTGTCGCAGAAAAGAATCAGCAGGTCTTTTACATCGGCACGAATCAACCTGATGTGTTGACCGAAATTCGCCGTCACATTCTGGCTAATTTCGAGAATCTGCCGGTCGCCGGAGAATATATGCACCGCGACATTTACGACATCGCGGAACAGTATGGCAAAGATACCTTCCTGATGATCGACAAGCTCGGCACCGACAAAATGCCGTTCTTCTTTACCCTGAAAGGTCGTACTGACGCGATGCTGGAGAAGGTGAAATTCTTCCGACCGCACTTTACCGACCGCGCGATGCAAAAGTTTGGTCATCTGTTCCCCAGCCATTTGCCGCCGCGCATGAAAAGCTGGCGCGATAAATACGAACATCATCTGCTGTTAAAAATGGCGGGCGATGGCGTTGCCGAAGCGCAAAACTGGCTGACGGAATTCTTTAAAACCGTCGAGGGTGATTTCTTTGCCTGTACGCCAGAAGAAGGCAGCAAAGCGTTTCTGCACCGTTTCGCCGCGGCCGGTGCGGCCATTCGCTATCAGGCTGTCCATGCCGACGAGGTTGAAGATATTCTGGCTCTGGACATTGCCCTGCGTCGCAACGATACCGAATGGTTTGAACATCTGCCGCCGGAGATCGACAGCCAACTGGTGCATAAGCTCTATTACGGCCACTTTATGTGCTACGTCTTTCATCAGGATTACATCGTGAAAAAAGGGGTGGATGCGCATGCACTGAAAGCGCAGATGCTGGAGCTCCTGCGTCAGCGCGGCGCGCAGTACCCGGCGGAACACAACGTGGGACATCTCTACGAAGCCCCTGAGGCATTAGCCCGTTTTTATCGCGAAAATGACCCGACCAACAGTATGAATCCCGGTATTGGCAAGACCAGTAAGCAGAAATTCTGGAAAGCGCCCGCTGCAGAGAAAAGTCAGGAAGTCGGAAACGGCTGA
- a CDS encoding GNAT family N-acetyltransferase, producing the protein MSAADTLTDNDIVVRDALPDDVEAISSLYAWHVLNGRASFEETPPTVEEMRQRMRKVAQFGLPWLVALYRGVIVGYCYATQYRPRPAYRFTLEESIYVDASMTGHGIGSKLMQTLLTRCEEGPWRQMVAVIGDGHNNPGSLRLHKKFGFEIAGQLRSVGYKKGDWRDTLIMQRPLNDGDWTLPE; encoded by the coding sequence ATGTCCGCTGCCGATACGTTAACCGACAATGATATTGTAGTGCGGGACGCACTCCCTGATGACGTAGAAGCGATTTCTTCTCTGTATGCCTGGCACGTGTTGAACGGTCGTGCCTCATTTGAAGAAACGCCTCCCACGGTGGAAGAAATGCGTCAGCGCATGCGCAAGGTCGCGCAATTTGGACTTCCGTGGCTGGTGGCGCTCTATCGCGGGGTGATTGTGGGCTACTGCTATGCGACGCAGTATCGTCCTCGCCCGGCCTACCGTTTTACCCTCGAAGAGTCGATTTACGTCGACGCCAGCATGACCGGCCACGGCATCGGCAGCAAGCTGATGCAAACGTTGTTGACGCGTTGTGAAGAAGGGCCGTGGCGGCAGATGGTGGCGGTAATAGGCGATGGTCACAACAATCCCGGCTCGCTGCGCTTACACAAAAAGTTTGGCTTTGAAATTGCCGGGCAGTTACGTAGCGTGGGCTATAAAAAAGGCGACTGGCGGGATACGTTGATCATGCAGCGCCCCCTCAATGATGGCGACTGGACGCTGCCTGAGTAG
- the pbpG gene encoding D-alanyl-D-alanine endopeptidase has product MLKFRVSMLSLALLLAVPFAPQAATKTTTTASAAQPEIASGSAMIVDLNTNKVIYSNHPDLVRPIASITKLMTAMVVLDARLPLDEKLKVDISQTPEMKGIYSRVRLNSEISRKNMLLLALMSSENRAAASLAHHYPGGYNAFIKAMNAKAKALGMTQTRFVEPTGLSIHNVSTARDLTKLLIASKQYPLIGQLSTTREDMATFANPAYTLPFRNTNHLVYRDNWNIQLTKTGFTNAAGHCLVMRTVINGKPVALVVMDAFGKYTHFADASRLRTWIETGKVMPVPAAALSYKKQKAAQMAQND; this is encoded by the coding sequence ATGCTGAAATTCCGAGTTTCAATGTTAAGCCTGGCGCTTCTGCTGGCTGTGCCTTTTGCGCCGCAGGCGGCGACAAAAACGACGACAACTGCTTCGGCAGCGCAACCCGAAATTGCCTCCGGCAGTGCGATGATTGTCGATCTGAACACCAATAAGGTGATCTATTCCAACCATCCGGATCTGGTGCGTCCGATTGCGTCGATAACCAAATTAATGACGGCGATGGTGGTGCTTGATGCACGACTGCCGCTGGATGAAAAGCTGAAAGTAGATATCAGCCAGACGCCAGAGATGAAAGGGATCTATTCTCGTGTGCGCCTGAACAGTGAAATCAGTCGTAAGAATATGCTGCTGCTGGCGCTTATGTCGTCGGAAAACCGCGCGGCGGCGAGTCTGGCGCATCATTATCCCGGCGGCTATAACGCCTTTATTAAGGCCATGAATGCGAAGGCTAAAGCCCTGGGGATGACCCAGACGCGTTTTGTCGAGCCGACCGGATTGTCGATTCACAACGTTTCAACTGCACGTGATCTCACCAAACTGCTGATTGCCAGCAAACAGTATCCGCTGATCGGCCAGTTGAGCACCACGCGTGAAGATATGGCGACGTTTGCGAATCCGGCCTACACGCTGCCGTTCCGCAATACCAACCATCTGGTGTATCGCGATAACTGGAATATTCAGCTCACCAAAACCGGTTTTACCAACGCGGCCGGGCATTGTCTGGTGATGCGCACGGTGATCAATGGCAAACCGGTGGCGCTGGTGGTGATGGATGCCTTTGGGAAATACACTCACTTTGCCGATGCCAGCCGGTTACGCACCTGGATTGAAACCGGGAAAGTGATGCCGGTGCCGGCCGCGGCGTTGAGTTACAAAAAGCAGAAAGCGGCACAGATGGCGCAAAACGATTAA
- a CDS encoding Yip1 family protein, producing the protein MNHVWGLFSHPDREMQVIKSENETVSHHYTHHVLLMAAIPVICAFIGTTQIGWNFGDGNVLKLSLLTGFALAILFYAVMLTGVAVMGRVIWWMARHYPQRPSLTHCMVFAGYVATPLFLSGLVALYPLVWLCAFVGTVALFYTGYLLYLGIPTFLNINKEEGLSFSSSTLAIGVLVLEVLLALTVILWGYGYRLF; encoded by the coding sequence ATGAACCATGTCTGGGGGCTTTTTTCCCATCCCGATCGTGAAATGCAGGTGATTAAGAGCGAAAACGAAACGGTTTCGCACCACTATACCCACCATGTGCTATTAATGGCGGCTATTCCGGTGATTTGCGCCTTTATCGGTACCACCCAAATCGGCTGGAATTTTGGCGACGGCAACGTGCTGAAGCTGTCTTTGTTGACCGGATTTGCGCTGGCGATTCTCTTCTATGCGGTCATGTTGACCGGTGTGGCGGTGATGGGGCGGGTGATCTGGTGGATGGCGCGTCATTATCCGCAGCGTCCGTCATTGACGCACTGTATGGTTTTTGCTGGATATGTGGCGACACCGCTGTTCCTTAGCGGGTTGGTTGCACTCTACCCACTGGTCTGGCTGTGCGCTTTTGTGGGGACCGTTGCGCTGTTTTATACCGGCTATCTGCTCTATCTGGGGATCCCAACGTTCCTGAATATCAATAAAGAGGAGGGGCTGAGCTTTTCCAGTTCGACGCTGGCAATAGGCGTGCTGGTACTGGAAGTGCTGCTGGCACTCACTGTTATTCTCTGGGGTTATGGATACCGCCTGTTCTGA
- a CDS encoding DedA family protein: MDINSLIAHYGYAALVIGSMAEGETVTLLGGIAAHQGLLRFPLVVAAVALGGMIGDQLLYLLGQRYGGKLLQRFSRHQDQIGRAQKMIQRHPYLFVIGTRFMYGFRVIGPLLIGASHLPPKIFFPLNILGALIWALLFTTLGYAGGEMIAPWLESLDQHLRHGFWLILVLVLVVGARWWLKRRRHKEADKA; the protein is encoded by the coding sequence ATGGATATCAACAGTCTTATAGCGCACTACGGTTACGCCGCGCTGGTCATCGGAAGCATGGCTGAAGGCGAAACGGTTACGCTGCTGGGCGGTATTGCCGCTCATCAGGGTTTGCTTAGGTTTCCGCTGGTTGTAGCTGCCGTCGCATTAGGCGGTATGATTGGCGATCAGCTTTTGTATCTGCTGGGGCAACGTTACGGGGGTAAACTTCTGCAACGCTTTTCCCGCCATCAGGACCAAATCGGGCGGGCGCAGAAAATGATCCAACGCCACCCGTATCTGTTCGTGATTGGCACCCGTTTTATGTATGGCTTTCGGGTGATTGGCCCTTTGCTGATTGGCGCCAGCCACCTGCCGCCGAAGATCTTCTTTCCGCTGAATATCCTCGGCGCCCTGATCTGGGCGCTGCTCTTTACTACGCTAGGGTACGCCGGCGGCGAGATGATCGCCCCCTGGCTGGAGAGCCTCGATCAGCACCTCCGACATGGGTTCTGGCTGATTCTGGTGCTTGTGCTTGTGGTCGGCGCGCGCTGGTGGCTGAAGCGGCGCCGCCATAAAGAGGCAGATAAGGCGTAG
- a CDS encoding SDR family oxidoreductase: MAKVAIVTASDSGIGKECALQLALDGFDIGITWHSDEQGARETAKEAMQFGVRAETIQMDLSTLPEGAKPLEQLIARFGRIDVLVNNAGTMHKSPVLETSYEDWRKVFTVDVDGAFLCSQIAARRMIKQGEGGRIINITSVHEHTPLPEASAYTAAKHALGGLTKSLAVELVQHNILVNSVAPGAIATPMNDMDDSDVQPGSEPSIPLRRPGATREIASMVAWLCSENASYTTGQSLIIDGGFMLTNPQVKPE, from the coding sequence ATGGCTAAAGTGGCAATAGTGACGGCTTCTGATTCGGGTATCGGCAAAGAATGTGCGCTCCAGCTAGCGCTGGATGGATTTGATATCGGTATTACCTGGCATTCTGACGAGCAGGGCGCGCGTGAAACGGCAAAGGAAGCCATGCAATTCGGCGTCAGGGCGGAAACCATCCAGATGGACCTCAGCACGCTGCCGGAGGGGGCGAAACCTCTTGAGCAACTGATTGCGCGATTTGGTCGGATAGATGTGTTGGTGAACAACGCCGGGACCATGCACAAATCACCCGTTCTTGAGACGTCCTACGAAGACTGGCGAAAAGTCTTTACGGTTGATGTTGACGGCGCGTTTCTCTGTTCGCAAATCGCTGCCCGCCGGATGATCAAACAAGGGGAGGGGGGGCGAATCATTAACATCACTTCGGTGCATGAACATACGCCCCTGCCGGAAGCCAGCGCCTACACGGCGGCGAAACATGCGCTCGGCGGGTTGACCAAATCGCTGGCGGTTGAGCTAGTACAGCATAACATTCTGGTGAATTCCGTTGCCCCAGGGGCTATTGCGACACCGATGAATGACATGGATGACAGTGACGTTCAGCCAGGTTCGGAACCGTCAATACCGTTAAGGCGTCCTGGTGCTACGCGGGAAATTGCCAGTATGGTTGCATGGCTTTGTTCCGAAAACGCCAGCTACACCACCGGCCAGTCGCTGATCATTGACGGCGGCTTTATGCTGACTAATCCGCAGGTCAAACCCGAATAG
- the mdtQ gene encoding multidrug resistance outer membrane protein MdtQ, which produces MNRDSFCAVKACFPFVVLLAGCAPMHDTQHTLAQQIPVSHLETSLPAALKSGWPDSHWWQEYHDPQLNGLIDSALAHSPDMQVAQQRIQLAEAQAKAVEAQDGPQLDFSADVERQKMSAEGLMGPFALTDPAAGTTGPWYTNGTFGLTAGWNLDLWGKNRAEVTARIGAVRAREAELEQTRQLLASSVTRLYWEWQTQASLSKLLTQIEQEQKNIIHSDRQLYQNGITSSVEGVETDIDDSKTQQQLNDVAGKMKVIEARLSALTNAQSSSLKLHPVTLPKVESQLPTQLGYDLLARRADLQAAHWYIESSLSSVDAAKAAFYPDINLMAFLQQDALHLSDLFRSSAQQMGVTAGLTLPIFDSGRLNAGLDIAQAQSNLSIANYNKAVVDAVNDVVRTASQVDTLEQKNQYQQQIEHDAQRVVTLAQARFNAGIIAGSRVSQAKIPALREQGNGLILQGQWLDASIQLTSALGGGYHRS; this is translated from the coding sequence ATGAATCGTGACTCTTTCTGCGCCGTGAAAGCGTGCTTTCCGTTCGTTGTTTTGCTGGCGGGGTGCGCCCCCATGCACGATACCCAGCACACGCTGGCTCAACAAATTCCCGTATCGCATCTGGAGACTTCGTTACCCGCCGCGTTAAAAAGCGGCTGGCCGGACAGCCACTGGTGGCAGGAATATCACGATCCCCAGTTGAATGGCTTAATTGACAGCGCGTTAGCCCATTCGCCTGATATGCAGGTGGCGCAGCAACGTATTCAACTGGCGGAAGCGCAGGCCAAAGCGGTAGAAGCGCAGGATGGACCACAGCTGGATTTTTCCGCCGACGTTGAGCGGCAGAAAATGTCCGCTGAAGGGCTGATGGGGCCTTTTGCACTTACCGACCCCGCAGCAGGGACCACCGGTCCCTGGTATACCAACGGCACGTTCGGCTTAACCGCCGGGTGGAACCTCGATTTATGGGGTAAAAATCGCGCGGAAGTGACAGCCAGAATCGGGGCGGTTCGGGCGCGGGAAGCGGAACTTGAACAAACCCGCCAGCTTCTGGCCAGCAGCGTTACACGGCTGTACTGGGAGTGGCAAACCCAGGCGTCGCTAAGCAAACTGCTAACGCAGATTGAGCAGGAGCAGAAAAATATTATCCATTCTGACCGCCAGCTCTATCAAAACGGGATCACCTCCTCCGTGGAAGGCGTTGAGACGGATATTGATGACAGCAAAACCCAGCAGCAGCTAAATGATGTCGCCGGCAAAATGAAGGTTATTGAAGCCCGCCTGAGCGCGTTAACCAACGCACAGTCGAGCTCACTGAAATTACATCCGGTGACGCTACCGAAGGTAGAAAGCCAGTTGCCGACGCAACTGGGCTATGACCTGCTGGCGCGCCGTGCGGATTTGCAAGCGGCGCACTGGTACATCGAATCTTCCCTGAGCAGCGTTGATGCCGCAAAAGCCGCGTTTTACCCGGACATTAACCTGATGGCTTTCCTGCAACAGGATGCTCTGCACTTAAGCGATCTGTTCCGCAGTTCCGCGCAGCAAATGGGGGTGACCGCCGGATTGACGTTACCGATCTTTGACAGCGGGAGGTTGAATGCCGGCCTGGATATTGCCCAGGCGCAGAGCAATCTTTCGATCGCGAATTACAACAAAGCGGTCGTCGATGCGGTGAACGATGTCGTGCGGACGGCCAGTCAGGTAGATACGCTGGAGCAGAAAAATCAGTACCAGCAACAGATCGAGCATGACGCACAGCGGGTGGTCACACTGGCGCAGGCGCGCTTTAACGCCGGAATAATCGCCGGTTCGCGGGTCAGTCAGGCGAAAATTCCTGCCCTGCGTGAACAAGGTAACGGCCTGATTTTACAGGGCCAATGGCTAGATGCGTCCATACAGCTCACCAGCGCCCTTGGCGGCGGATATCACCGTTCATGA
- the dusC gene encoding tRNA dihydrouridine(16) synthase DusC: MRVLLAPMEGVLDSLVRELLTEVNDYDLCITEFVRVVDQLLPVKVFHRLCPELQHGSRTPSGTLVRVQLLGQYPQWLAENAARAVELGSYGVDLNCGCPSKMVNGSGGGATLLKDPELIYQGAKAMREAVPAHLPVTVKIRLGWDSGDRQFEIADAVQQAGASELVVHGRTKEQGYKAEHINWQAIGEIRQRLTIPVIANGEIWDWQSAQECMAVSGCDAVMIGRGALNIPNLSRVVKYNEPRLPWPEVVALLQKYTRLEKQGDTGLYHVARIKQWLGYLRKEYAEATDVFQAIRALNNSPDIARAIQAITI; this comes from the coding sequence ATGCGTGTTTTACTGGCGCCGATGGAAGGTGTACTGGACTCACTGGTACGCGAACTTCTGACGGAAGTGAATGATTACGATCTCTGCATCACCGAATTTGTGCGCGTGGTGGATCAACTCCTGCCAGTAAAAGTGTTTCATCGACTCTGCCCGGAACTGCAGCACGGCAGTCGAACGCCGTCCGGCACCCTGGTGCGCGTACAGCTCTTAGGTCAGTATCCGCAGTGGCTGGCGGAAAACGCCGCCCGCGCGGTGGAACTGGGTTCTTATGGCGTGGACCTCAACTGTGGCTGTCCGTCAAAAATGGTCAACGGCAGCGGCGGTGGCGCGACCTTGCTGAAAGATCCTGAGCTTATCTATCAGGGTGCGAAAGCGATGCGCGAGGCGGTACCCGCACATTTACCGGTGACGGTGAAAATTCGTCTGGGCTGGGACAGCGGCGACAGGCAGTTCGAAATTGCCGATGCCGTCCAGCAGGCCGGCGCCAGCGAACTGGTGGTTCACGGGCGCACCAAAGAGCAGGGTTATAAAGCGGAGCATATCAACTGGCAGGCGATTGGCGAAATTCGCCAGCGCCTGACGATCCCGGTGATCGCCAACGGTGAAATCTGGGACTGGCAAAGCGCGCAGGAATGCATGGCCGTCAGCGGTTGCGATGCGGTAATGATCGGTCGCGGGGCGCTCAACATTCCTAACCTGAGTCGGGTGGTGAAATATAACGAACCGCGCCTCCCCTGGCCGGAAGTGGTAGCGCTCCTGCAGAAATATACCCGACTGGAAAAACAGGGCGATACCGGCCTTTACCACGTCGCGCGCATTAAGCAATGGTTGGGCTATTTACGCAAGGAATACGCCGAGGCCACGGATGTCTTTCAGGCAATCCGTGCACTGAACAATTCCCCGGACATTGCCCGCGCGATTCAGGCCATTACCATTTAA
- a CDS encoding 3-hydroxybenzoate 6-monooxygenase, with protein MAKVTSAIIVGGGIGGAATALSLARQGIKVMLLEKAHEIGEIGAGIQLGPNAFSALDSLGVGDVARQRAVFTDHITMMDAVNAEEVVCIETGQAFRDKFGGPYAVIHRVDIHASVWEAVQVNPNVEYRTSTTIVDIRETADDVTVFDEQGNSWTADILVGCDGVRSVVRQSLIGDAPRVTGHVVYRAVIDCDDMPQDLRINAPVLWAGPHCHLVHYPLRGGKQYNLVVTFHSRQQEEWGVKDGSKEEVLSYFEGIHPRPRQMLDKPTTWRRWSTADREPVGKWGTDRITLVGDAAHPVAQYMAQGACMALEDAVTLGKALAQCDGDAAKAFALYESVRIPRTARIVWSTREMGRLYHAAGVERQVRNLLWKGKTQAEFYRSMEWLYGWKEENCLKPR; from the coding sequence ATGGCTAAAGTGACGAGCGCAATTATCGTCGGCGGCGGAATTGGCGGTGCAGCTACCGCGCTATCGCTGGCACGCCAGGGCATCAAAGTCATGCTGCTGGAAAAAGCACATGAGATCGGCGAGATTGGCGCGGGCATTCAGCTCGGCCCCAACGCCTTCTCTGCGCTGGACAGTCTCGGCGTCGGTGACGTCGCGCGCCAGCGTGCGGTGTTTACCGATCACATCACCATGATGGACGCGGTGAACGCAGAAGAAGTGGTATGCATTGAGACGGGACAGGCATTTCGCGACAAGTTCGGCGGCCCGTATGCGGTAATTCACCGCGTAGACATTCACGCCTCGGTCTGGGAAGCGGTGCAGGTCAACCCGAACGTGGAGTACCGAACCTCGACCACCATCGTTGATATTCGTGAAACGGCAGATGACGTCACGGTGTTTGATGAGCAGGGTAATAGCTGGACGGCGGATATTCTGGTCGGCTGCGACGGTGTGCGTTCCGTTGTGCGTCAGAGCCTGATTGGCGACGCGCCGCGCGTGACCGGCCACGTTGTGTATCGTGCGGTGATCGACTGTGACGATATGCCGCAGGATCTGCGCATCAACGCGCCGGTACTCTGGGCCGGTCCACATTGCCACCTGGTCCACTATCCGCTGCGCGGCGGCAAGCAGTACAACCTGGTTGTGACCTTCCACAGCCGTCAGCAGGAAGAGTGGGGCGTGAAGGACGGCAGCAAGGAGGAAGTGCTTTCGTATTTCGAAGGCATCCACCCGCGCCCGCGTCAGATGCTCGATAAGCCGACGACGTGGCGTCGCTGGTCAACGGCAGATCGCGAGCCGGTGGGCAAGTGGGGCACCGATCGCATCACCCTGGTCGGCGATGCCGCGCACCCGGTCGCGCAGTATATGGCGCAGGGTGCCTGTATGGCGCTGGAGGATGCGGTGACGCTGGGTAAAGCGCTGGCGCAATGCGACGGCGACGCGGCGAAAGCCTTTGCGTTGTATGAGTCTGTTCGCATTCCGCGTACCGCGCGTATTGTCTGGTCAACCCGCGAAATGGGCCGCCTTTATCACGCCGCTGGCGTGGAGCGTCAGGTTCGCAACCTGTTGTGGAAAGGCAAAACCCAGGCGGAGTTTTACCGCAGTATGGAATGGCTGTACGGCTGGAAAGAAGAAAACTGCCTTAAGCCGCGCTAA
- the maiA gene encoding maleylacetoacetate isomerase, giving the protein MKLYSFFNSSASYRVRIALALKGIDYQTVGVNIRIGQQNELSYRRLNPVGLVPTLINDDGEALGQSLAIIDWLDRHFPQSRLLPASDPQRSRVLEIVYAIACDIHPVNNLRVLRYLSEELKVSEEDKKRWYAHWIQQGLSAVEQLLRQSQSAAYCVGNAPTLADCCLIPQWANALRMGCDLSGYPRCKAVYDACTQLPAFIAAAPENQQDKISA; this is encoded by the coding sequence ATGAAGCTGTACAGTTTTTTCAATAGCTCAGCCTCTTACCGCGTGCGCATCGCGCTGGCGCTGAAGGGTATCGACTACCAGACCGTGGGCGTCAATATTCGTATCGGCCAGCAAAACGAGCTGAGCTATCGACGGCTCAACCCGGTCGGACTGGTACCGACGTTAATCAATGATGATGGCGAAGCGCTGGGTCAGTCGCTGGCGATTATCGACTGGCTGGACCGGCATTTTCCGCAGTCGCGCCTGTTGCCTGCCAGCGATCCGCAGCGTTCACGGGTACTGGAAATCGTCTATGCCATCGCCTGTGACATTCATCCGGTCAATAACTTGCGGGTGTTGCGCTATCTGAGCGAAGAGTTAAAGGTCAGTGAAGAGGACAAAAAACGCTGGTATGCCCACTGGATCCAGCAGGGGTTAAGCGCAGTCGAACAACTGCTGCGTCAGAGCCAGTCAGCGGCATATTGCGTCGGGAATGCCCCAACGCTTGCCGACTGCTGCCTGATTCCGCAATGGGCGAATGCGCTCAGAATGGGGTGCGATCTGAGTGGGTATCCGCGCTGTAAAGCGGTCTACGACGCCTGCACACAGCTCCCGGCGTTTATCGCCGCTGCCCCGGAAAATCAACAAGATAAAATCTCAGCCTGA
- a CDS encoding fumarylacetoacetate hydrolase family protein has product MTKYVFEPQAPVTVPVVGSDEQFPVRRVYCVGRNYAAHAREMGFDPDREPPFFFCKPADAVVPVAAGETLALPYPSQTDNYHYEIELVVAIGKKGSDIPLENANEYIWGYATGLDMTRRDRQMEMRQMGRPWETGKAFDLSAPIAPLHKASEIADIISAPIWLQVNGDDHQRSDIRHLIWSVNETISYLSGFFELQPGDLIFTGTPEGVGAVVKGDVITGGVDGLTPIAVKIV; this is encoded by the coding sequence ATGACTAAGTATGTTTTTGAACCACAGGCCCCCGTTACCGTACCGGTTGTGGGCAGCGACGAACAATTCCCGGTGCGCCGCGTTTATTGCGTAGGACGTAACTATGCCGCCCATGCCCGCGAAATGGGCTTCGATCCGGATCGCGAACCGCCGTTCTTCTTCTGTAAGCCGGCTGACGCGGTGGTCCCGGTGGCGGCGGGAGAGACGCTGGCGTTGCCGTACCCTTCGCAAACGGACAACTACCACTATGAAATTGAACTGGTGGTCGCCATTGGCAAGAAGGGCAGCGATATCCCACTGGAAAACGCCAATGAGTATATCTGGGGCTATGCGACCGGACTGGATATGACCCGCCGCGATCGCCAGATGGAGATGCGTCAGATGGGGCGTCCGTGGGAGACTGGCAAAGCGTTTGATCTCTCTGCGCCTATTGCGCCTCTGCATAAGGCGAGTGAGATCGCGGATATCATCAGCGCGCCCATCTGGTTGCAGGTCAATGGTGACGATCACCAGCGCAGCGATATTCGTCACCTGATTTGGTCTGTGAATGAAACAATCAGCTATCTGTCCGGATTCTTTGAACTGCAACCGGGCGACCTGATTTTCACCGGCACGCCGGAAGGGGTGGGAGCCGTGGTGAAAGGTGATGTGATCACCGGCGGCGTGGACGGGTTAACGCCAATCGCCGTGAAGATTGTCTGA